Proteins encoded by one window of Salvia splendens isolate huo1 chromosome 14, SspV2, whole genome shotgun sequence:
- the LOC121764303 gene encoding polcalcin Phl p 7-like has product MALGVAMGDRSKAVTGKHEITVDEFKKWLMSFDYDNDGKISLTELRAAVRSRGSWFRTTKKSSRGLSEADVDGSGYIDENEIDSLLNFAEKSLQVLLIHFSNQYECMA; this is encoded by the exons ATGGCTTTAGGCGTGGCAATGGGAGATAGATCTAAAGCCGTGACCGGCAAGCACGAGATCACTGTGGATGAGTTCAAGAAATGGCTGATGAGTTTCGACTACGACAACGACGGCAAGATCAGCCTCACCGAGCTGCGTGCTGCTGTGCGCAGCCGCGGCTCGTGGTTCAGGACCACCAAGAAGAGCAGCCGCGGCCTCAGCGAAGCCGATGTCGACGGCAGTGGTTACATTGATGAGAATGAGATCGATTCGCTCCTCAATTTCGCTGAGAAGTCGCTTCAAGTTTTACTGATCCACT TTAGCAATCAATATGAATGTATGGCTTGA
- the LOC121765246 gene encoding WD repeat-containing protein 48-like isoform X2 translates to MHRVGSSGNTSNSVRTRKEKRLTYVLNDADDTKHCAGINCLAVSKSTEQEGNEYLFTGSRDGTLKRWTLTEDSATFSATFESHVDWVNDAVLTGGNTLVSCSSDTTVKVWNRLSDGICARTFHQHSDYVTCLAAAEKNSNICASGGLGGEVFIWDLEASLSPISKANDANADDCSTSTNGYVPIAAKGHKESVYALATNDRGTLLVSGGTEKVVRVWDPRTGSKTMKLRGHTDNIRALLLDSTGRYCLSGSSDSMIRLWDLAQQRCIHSYAVHTDSVWALAATPSFSHVYSGGRDLSLYLTDLATRESVLLCSKEHPILKLELHGDGIWVSTTDSSVHRWPAEAHNPLKVFQRGGSFLAGNLSFSRARVSLEGSTPVPAYTEPSLTICGTSAIVQHEILNNKRHILTKDTAGTVKLWEITRGLVTENYGEVPFQKKKEELFEMVNVPTWFSVDTRLGSLSVHLDTPQCFSAEMYSADLGVAGKPEDDKINLARETLKGLLAHWLTKRRQRFGSQNLANGEIPPGKEISTRTLTLSRVEGDGNSENDSAVYPPFEFLASSPPSIVTEGSQGGPWRKKITDLDGIEDEKDFPWWVLDCVLNNRLPPRENTKCSFYLHPCEGSNVQVLTQGKLSAPRILRIHKVVNYVVEKMLLDKPMDNLNADGTFAPNAPGVQIPHAVVGDGSLRSGLKPWQKLRPSIEILCNNQVLPPDMSLATVRAYIWKKPEDLILNYRIVQGR, encoded by the exons ATGCATCGCGTTGGCAGTTCAGGAAACACATCTAATTCAGTTCGTACTCGCAAGGAAAAGAGGTTGACATATGTATTGAATGATGCAGATGATACAAAG CACTGTGCTGGCATAAACTGCTTGGCCGTATCGAAATCTACAGAACAAGAAGGAAATGAGTATCTCTTCACTGGTAGTCGTGATGGTACATTGAAGAGGTGGACATTAACTGAGGATTCTGCTACTTTCTCGGCTACATTTGAGTCTCATGTTGATTGG GTCAATGATGCAGTTCTGACCGGTGGTAATACGTTGGTCTCTTGCTCCTCTGATACGACTGTTAAA GTATGGAATCGCTTGTCTGACGGAATATGTGCTAGGACGTTTCATCAACACTCTGACTATGTCACTTGCCTGGCTGCGGCAGAGAAAAAT AGCAACATCTGTGCCTCTGGAGGCCTTGGTGGGGAGGTTTTCATATGGGATCTGGAAGCTTCACTGAGTCCAATTTCCAAAGCAAATGATGCAAATGCAGATGATTGTTCAACTAGTACTAATG GCTATGTTCCTATTGCTGCAAAAGGCCATAAagagtcagtttatgcattgGCAACAAACGACCGGGGAACACTTCTTGTTTCTGGTGGAACTGAGAAG GTTGTGCGTGTTTGGGACCCCAGGACGGGCTCTAAAACCATGAAGCTAAGAGGACACACAGATAATATCAGGGCGCTGTTATTGGATTCTACAGGCAG ATATTGTTTATCTGGCTCCTCTGATTCTATGATcag GTTGTGGGATCTTGCTCAACAGCGATGCATTCATTCTTATGCAGTGCACACAGACTCTGTCTGGGCACTAGCCGCTACTCCATCATTTAGTCATGTTTATAGTGGTGGGAGGGACCTTTCT TTGTATTTAACCGATTTGGCTACAAGAGAAAGCGTATTGCTATGTTCAAAAGAACACCCTATATTGAAATTAGAACTGCATGGTGATGGTATATGGGTTTCCACAACGGATTCTTCTGTACATAGATGGCCTGCAGAAGCTCATAATCCCCTTAAAGTATTCCAAAGAGGTGGCTCATTTTTAGCAGGCAACTTGTCCTTTTCAAGAGCAAGGGTTTCGCTAGAAGGTTCTACACCT gTTCCTGCGTATACAGAACCGTCTCTTACCATTTGTGGAACTTCAGCTATAGTGCAACATgagattttaaataataaaagacACATCCTAACAAAG GACACTGCTGGTACAGTAAAGTTGTGGGAAATCACAAGAGGTTTGGTCACTGAAAATTATGGAGAG GTTCCATTTcagaagaagaaagaggaatTGTTTGAGATG GTGAATGTTCCGACATGGTTCTCGGTAGATACAAGGCTTGGGAGTCTGTCTGTGCACTTAGACACGCCGCAATGTTTTTCTGCTGAGATGTACTCTGCAGATCTAGGGGTTGCTGGGAAACCTGAGGATGACAAG ATCAATTTGGCAAGAGAAACCCTCAAAGGGCTATTGGCACATTGGTTAACTAAAAGAAGGCAGAGATTTGGATCTCAAAATTTAGCTAACGGTGAAATCCCACCAGGAAAGGAAATATCTACAAGAACTTTAACCCTGTCCCGAGTAGAAGGAGATGGGAATTCAGAGAATGACTCTGCAGTATATCCACCCTTTGAATTTTTAGCATCTTCCCCTCCTTCCATTGTTACTGAAGGCTCTCAGGGAGGACCCTGGAGAAAGAAAATTACTGACTTAGATGGAATTGAAGATGAGAAAGACTTCCCTTGGTGGGTTCTTGATTGTGTGCTGAATAACCGCCTTCCTCCAAGGGAAAATACCAA ATGTAGCTTCTATTTGCATCCGTGTGAAGGTTCTAATGTGCAGGTCCTCACACAAGGGAAACTGAGTGCTCCTCGCATTTTAAGAATACACAAG GTTGTCAACTATGTGGTAGAAAAGATGCTTCTTGACAAGCCAATGGATAATCTGAATGCTGATGGAACTTTTGCTCCAAATGCACCTGGAGTTCAGATTCCACATGCAGTTGTAGGAGATGGTTCTCTGCGATCTGGGTTGAAACCCTGGCAAAAACTCAGGCCTTCTATTGAGATTCTTTGCAATAACCAG GTTTTACCTCCAGACATGAGCTTGGCCACTGTTCGGGCTTACATATGGAAGAAACCTGAAGACCTTATCCTTAACTACAGAATTGTGCAGGGCAGGTGA
- the LOC121765246 gene encoding WD repeat-containing protein 48-like isoform X1 yields MHRVGSSGNTSNSVRTRKEKRLTYVLNDADDTKHCAGINCLAVSKSTEQEGNEYLFTGSRDGTLKRWTLTEDSATFSATFESHVDWVNDAVLTGGNTLVSCSSDTTVKVWNRLSDGICARTFHQHSDYVTCLAAAEKNSNICASGGLGGEVFIWDLEASLSPISKANDANADDCSTSTNGLGSLSSTNLRPINSSNNISVHATQSQGYVPIAAKGHKESVYALATNDRGTLLVSGGTEKVVRVWDPRTGSKTMKLRGHTDNIRALLLDSTGRYCLSGSSDSMIRLWDLAQQRCIHSYAVHTDSVWALAATPSFSHVYSGGRDLSLYLTDLATRESVLLCSKEHPILKLELHGDGIWVSTTDSSVHRWPAEAHNPLKVFQRGGSFLAGNLSFSRARVSLEGSTPVPAYTEPSLTICGTSAIVQHEILNNKRHILTKDTAGTVKLWEITRGLVTENYGEVPFQKKKEELFEMVNVPTWFSVDTRLGSLSVHLDTPQCFSAEMYSADLGVAGKPEDDKINLARETLKGLLAHWLTKRRQRFGSQNLANGEIPPGKEISTRTLTLSRVEGDGNSENDSAVYPPFEFLASSPPSIVTEGSQGGPWRKKITDLDGIEDEKDFPWWVLDCVLNNRLPPRENTKCSFYLHPCEGSNVQVLTQGKLSAPRILRIHKVVNYVVEKMLLDKPMDNLNADGTFAPNAPGVQIPHAVVGDGSLRSGLKPWQKLRPSIEILCNNQVLPPDMSLATVRAYIWKKPEDLILNYRIVQGR; encoded by the exons ATGCATCGCGTTGGCAGTTCAGGAAACACATCTAATTCAGTTCGTACTCGCAAGGAAAAGAGGTTGACATATGTATTGAATGATGCAGATGATACAAAG CACTGTGCTGGCATAAACTGCTTGGCCGTATCGAAATCTACAGAACAAGAAGGAAATGAGTATCTCTTCACTGGTAGTCGTGATGGTACATTGAAGAGGTGGACATTAACTGAGGATTCTGCTACTTTCTCGGCTACATTTGAGTCTCATGTTGATTGG GTCAATGATGCAGTTCTGACCGGTGGTAATACGTTGGTCTCTTGCTCCTCTGATACGACTGTTAAA GTATGGAATCGCTTGTCTGACGGAATATGTGCTAGGACGTTTCATCAACACTCTGACTATGTCACTTGCCTGGCTGCGGCAGAGAAAAAT AGCAACATCTGTGCCTCTGGAGGCCTTGGTGGGGAGGTTTTCATATGGGATCTGGAAGCTTCACTGAGTCCAATTTCCAAAGCAAATGATGCAAATGCAGATGATTGTTCAACTAGTACTAATGGTTTGGGATCTTTGTCGAGTACTAATCTCCGTCCTATCAACTCAAGTAATAACATTTCTGTGCATGCCACCCAATCCCAAGGCTATGTTCCTATTGCTGCAAAAGGCCATAAagagtcagtttatgcattgGCAACAAACGACCGGGGAACACTTCTTGTTTCTGGTGGAACTGAGAAG GTTGTGCGTGTTTGGGACCCCAGGACGGGCTCTAAAACCATGAAGCTAAGAGGACACACAGATAATATCAGGGCGCTGTTATTGGATTCTACAGGCAG ATATTGTTTATCTGGCTCCTCTGATTCTATGATcag GTTGTGGGATCTTGCTCAACAGCGATGCATTCATTCTTATGCAGTGCACACAGACTCTGTCTGGGCACTAGCCGCTACTCCATCATTTAGTCATGTTTATAGTGGTGGGAGGGACCTTTCT TTGTATTTAACCGATTTGGCTACAAGAGAAAGCGTATTGCTATGTTCAAAAGAACACCCTATATTGAAATTAGAACTGCATGGTGATGGTATATGGGTTTCCACAACGGATTCTTCTGTACATAGATGGCCTGCAGAAGCTCATAATCCCCTTAAAGTATTCCAAAGAGGTGGCTCATTTTTAGCAGGCAACTTGTCCTTTTCAAGAGCAAGGGTTTCGCTAGAAGGTTCTACACCT gTTCCTGCGTATACAGAACCGTCTCTTACCATTTGTGGAACTTCAGCTATAGTGCAACATgagattttaaataataaaagacACATCCTAACAAAG GACACTGCTGGTACAGTAAAGTTGTGGGAAATCACAAGAGGTTTGGTCACTGAAAATTATGGAGAG GTTCCATTTcagaagaagaaagaggaatTGTTTGAGATG GTGAATGTTCCGACATGGTTCTCGGTAGATACAAGGCTTGGGAGTCTGTCTGTGCACTTAGACACGCCGCAATGTTTTTCTGCTGAGATGTACTCTGCAGATCTAGGGGTTGCTGGGAAACCTGAGGATGACAAG ATCAATTTGGCAAGAGAAACCCTCAAAGGGCTATTGGCACATTGGTTAACTAAAAGAAGGCAGAGATTTGGATCTCAAAATTTAGCTAACGGTGAAATCCCACCAGGAAAGGAAATATCTACAAGAACTTTAACCCTGTCCCGAGTAGAAGGAGATGGGAATTCAGAGAATGACTCTGCAGTATATCCACCCTTTGAATTTTTAGCATCTTCCCCTCCTTCCATTGTTACTGAAGGCTCTCAGGGAGGACCCTGGAGAAAGAAAATTACTGACTTAGATGGAATTGAAGATGAGAAAGACTTCCCTTGGTGGGTTCTTGATTGTGTGCTGAATAACCGCCTTCCTCCAAGGGAAAATACCAA ATGTAGCTTCTATTTGCATCCGTGTGAAGGTTCTAATGTGCAGGTCCTCACACAAGGGAAACTGAGTGCTCCTCGCATTTTAAGAATACACAAG GTTGTCAACTATGTGGTAGAAAAGATGCTTCTTGACAAGCCAATGGATAATCTGAATGCTGATGGAACTTTTGCTCCAAATGCACCTGGAGTTCAGATTCCACATGCAGTTGTAGGAGATGGTTCTCTGCGATCTGGGTTGAAACCCTGGCAAAAACTCAGGCCTTCTATTGAGATTCTTTGCAATAACCAG GTTTTACCTCCAGACATGAGCTTGGCCACTGTTCGGGCTTACATATGGAAGAAACCTGAAGACCTTATCCTTAACTACAGAATTGTGCAGGGCAGGTGA
- the LOC121763940 gene encoding uncharacterized protein LOC121763940 codes for MERKRKVYLGESASSFHLKTQRVADSGSPPSSGSLSCQTVAGDDDAFTSCCSSNGSRDLSWKFLDLEDNEAILTTSTGDSLDCESETAALKGRGESDKLDPRRR; via the exons ATGGAGAGAAAGAGGAAAGTTTATTTAGGAGAATCGGCATCTTCATTTCATCTCAAGACTCAGCGCGTGGCTGATTCAGGTTCGCCGCCGAGTTCAGGAAGTTTATCTTGCCAGACTGTCGCTGGGGATGACGATGCCTTCACGTCTTGTTGCTCAAGTAACGGATCCCGTGACCTGAGCTGGAAATTCCTAGATCTGGAG GACAATGAAGCGATCCTCACGACGTCGACTGGCGATTCATTGGATTGCGAGAG TGAAACAGCAGCGTTGAAGGGTCGAGGTGAGTCAGACAAGCTGGATCCTCGCCGTCGTTGA